Within the Miscanthus floridulus cultivar M001 chromosome 2, ASM1932011v1, whole genome shotgun sequence genome, the region AGGGGGTAGCGGTGCCCGTGCCCTGTGTCTCATCGCGGCGCCTCCTCCGGCACCGGCCGCCACTACTGCCGATGGCCAGCGTCAGCTCCAGCCCGTCGTCTGCTGACGACGGTGGCGTGACGACGACGCACTCGTCCGCGGGGGGGAGGCGCAGGTGCAGGTCCAGCGCGCGCCGCGGCTGCCTGCGCCGCCTGATTTGGCGCCGGCAGCTGAGCTGCGACGACGGCCTGGCCAGGCCGCCCATCAGCTGCTTCTGGACGCGGTACAGCCGGTGCAACTCGTGGACCTGCTGCCTGAAGGTCTCTTCGTGCCTGAGCATGGCCATCTTCACGAGCTCCATGTCGCGGTGACTCACAAGCTTATTCTCCATCTGCACCGTCCTCTGTCCTTGACTACCGGTCCTTGCTCTCAGAGTCTCAGTTGAGACCAGTAACCAGTTGGGTATCCGGCCTGCAGCCAGAATTGAAGGTGCAAGatgaagaagagatcagtaatCAGTAAAATGAAGCTTAGTTTCAGTTGCTGGAAAGAATCGAAGCTGTGTTTACAGGAACGATCCACGTATGGGTACGGCTGATTTAGCAATCAGCTCAAAATAAACAAGCAAATCATGAGATGCCAACAAGATAACAAGGACATCAATATGCGCCCTACTCTAATCATACAAGTAATGAAGAAGCTAATGCTACCTCACTCATAAATCATAGCGATGCGTGATTACATTACATAGCACTGAAACTATAGCCTCTGGTCTGGATCACACACATACAGAGGCAACTGACTGACCAGATCCTGGTATATATATCCACAAGGAAGGTCAAAAGATGCTGGTTGTCCTCTACCTTGCTCTCTCCTTTGTCTCCTTCTTCAGTGTAGTGGTAGATTAGATTCTTCTCCAGTCAGTGATCATAGATGGTGCTTGAATCCAGCACGCATGCGTCATGAGACAGAGAGCAAGAGAGAAAGCAAAGGTGATCGTTTCAGATGCTGCAGCCAGTCCAccactgggggggggggggggggggggggggggggggggggcatgtgtaacagaaccgaccaaatcataagaacgtaagtacaaaaacaatcaccgaagcgatcaaattcctgtacttaagctcctataattccggtagtccagaaatcacgaaggatttcaaccaactctcgatatacaaaccaagatcgtagtgattcaacacaacacatcatccgttacaacatttcataataagcattcggattacattcatcagagtttaaatagaatattacaaaccaagtttgagtgtgcggaagcaacatagtttagtacaaaacatcatagttttcaaatacattgccaagtctgagttatgtcccacaaaagcattatcaggtacgagaactagtagagaccgcacccaacggtctagtcttcatccccagctgtgagaaggcagtacttgcagcaaccaaagtagaactggtcatctgcaacaggtgggagataaaccctgagtacgagaaggtactcagctagacttacccgttaaaaccagaaataaaagacatcaagggtcatgcaaggcttttcaggtgggctagcttgacacagttgcataaaagagcttatgattatagtaaccaatttaaacttagcatcaagcttatcattatttacctgtccactagattagcacctgtactagagcactcacttattaggagcaaacaatattaaccatagcaggtataataaggctgtcatcatcatatcctcATTCCCGAACCATTATGtcatttagtgtatctactttggagataagcccgtcaagttctcactaaccgggagagacggtgactcgaatcaaattacaactcagctgagggggtattcctaactctcaccctggcatacttagcaagggtagccatgggtcacctttggaacaacttaggaaccaaattcgcgggttcgatcagcgccagcactctcagggattacccttctgccaggacgatcaggacttttaaatcacctgcccttggactcacgcctacggctcccttccgaggcgcactttatacttatcgactcccggcctgaggtgagctactcggcttcgcggtcggtcatcggacacggccaactaagagagaggcatgcgttcaacatgaacaggaaaggctccaagaatcagtccttaagcgacacagacggagtcactgcaaaccggcaagcctccgtccggtcttcatttcaatttAAGACTGGTtttttttccacgatagcaaatatagccaatcgtgccatatgtatcttcctatatctcgcaggtgacaggaaatcacctgacttctaccgtgttaaagcagggctaagcactacacgagcctgagctacataggattcagggtatcaatatctggacaaggattggataaccaatgcagcaagtgtttgcatccaacacctaaacttaatacaacaatatatatgtaacaataatactgtaactgtatttcagaaattaggaggcttaatatgctccggggcttgcctttcacaaagttgcaaggacggtggtccgggcactcaacggcgacctcgtctgacaCTTCttctgaaggctgctcctcctgaatctccggtgtcggctgttgctgctcgctcggttcctcaaattccagcagggtcactccttccggtacacctatttgcatgccgatgcacaagataaatatcatggatgcataaggaatgacatgatgctcaatgatgaatgaatcacagtaagtgtttaccgaaaacatcactagacactcgtttaccgagtaaaatagctctattcaaatcactttaagcatgtatctaacttaacttaagaacaagatcaacttacctaacttgcataacctaagataaagatgatcatcttcagttaaaggcctaataccaaggaacattaccacaaacttagaaatagtaaaggtatacataatttaacatttaaagtttcatatgcatacaagtagtccattaattcaatcacaaccaaagttctacaattccaaatgacttgtatgaggacattctggaaagcttgtgaaattttcaacaaatcatttgtaaacattaaggcatgattcttacgttaatcaaatcgaattccagtataCCTAGAATCTGTCtaggaatgacagggttactaacttaattatttaatgatgatgccaaagcctaatttgatcaaaccaagtttaccaacttgtttttcatacctaagaaacatcagaaagtatcatgccaacttctaaataaattatttaatattcttttcaaatttatttagttaattaagtgattaaagcaatatatagcagaactgttcataaaaatctacaaaaattacagtagctatatcatgcttcacatagactaccataaaaatttcaaagccattgggcaagcagaacttgctgtacccaaaataacaggtggcatgcctatttttagcataattaggaaatcctaatgaaaagtgtcaagcaacagatttcacatttttcctagcatcattctagcataagaaccttactcaccaaattttaccaatactggatctatagaaaaattatgaaaattcacacaagatccatccattgataaaaataaattctataactcacaaactatacatgcactagctctgaaattttaaccagagattctactaagcaataacagattacccacaaaatttcataatttttggaccacagaaactcaagataaaattcaaacaagtttgcatgcatctaaaaacacatttcaaagtcctatttaattcatccagaatttctaaaacatgtgctcatataatatttttattaaatactagacaatactaggaactcaacaaaattggaaccatagcatttggatctaccaaacttgagttacacatttttgaattaTGCACATAATtctgtgaaaaacaaaataaacaaaacaaaacaagaaatcatttcactgctgttgggccggcccgaggacacggcggcccgcgaagcgcactggcgcggcccaagacgcggcgcggcccatgctgggctcccgcctcagcctcgGCGGCTGACAGCCGGGACCCGCGTGATAGCAAGACAGGTAGGGGAGCGAaggaagacgacggcgcaacTCGCCGTCGGTGGattctccggcgaaggcaacggtgcctacgtgttcgcctcaccctagcggacctaggggaaccctttattgcagctactgacgccgctagagggggtggcgatggccatggcggcgctcggccacggcacgaccggctccgacgacgctacgGCGTCGCAGCCCAATAGGGCGACCCTACGAGCTATGGCAGCATTCCTCGACCCTAGCGCGAgacagaggagggatggcaaggacgcgaggagagctggccgcgtggagcgctcactccggcgaggtccgacaAGGCGGTGGTGGGGAAAAATGGCGATttcatccttaccaaggcaaaattggcacgacggtggggtggagaaggtagagggaAACACGGCGAGGCTCTGGGTGAGCTGGGCGACGCGTTTTTGCCAGGACGCGAgagctaggcgagggcgaaggtccggctggcaatggcggacggcttcGGTGCTGCGCGCTGTGGGAGGCGAAGAAATGCGAACTGGGGCGGGTGAGTGCGTCGGGTaggcgcggggtggcttcaagacgcggctggccatgccagggcgtccacggcgcgtggcctgcatgctcaggcgagcggcgacgggtggcgccacacgGCATCGTctttctgaaccggtcggccatgttCACTGAATGTTTTCTGAAAACACGattcaatgttgatgaccatgcCTGACAGCGCCATTTCATCGTGTCAACACGGCTCAACCAATGATCCTTTGCAAAAACGGTgttcatgaaaaatgtagaggtaCCATCCAGCTACATTTTCTTTTTAAGGACCATGATCAAATTCGCCAAGGATAAGCAGTTacatgaagcccaagttggcctgatccaacaaaaatgcagtttaagacttagacaaatttttcagtgaaatcagcatgaaatactgacttgtgggccatgtttgaccatgttccacacattttcatgagttggtcataaaacaacttttgttccttgataaattagctacaactttggtaaagagtgcacagccatgcaaaatctctaagttggtcttttgaatcagtcaaactatGAGACTctggggtcaattcaagtcaaaccttcacttgagggcattttggtcattttgatctacatgaacaatgtcccaacaagtaacctaagtgtagttaaggtgtaatagaccatgatcaaccattttacaaaaattgttataccacttctaatgatcacatgtgataaagcaactaaatcaagcaattcactcatatgttgcaatgcaatgtttcacatgttgcatgactttgttgtcattctatacttgtcacattactaccatgttgccatgtttcaaggtatgagaaactcaggttgcattcacatgttacaccattactattcacaacactcaagtatgaaacatacacaattggaaaatgttgcatatgcatgtttcagtaacaaaggcatgatgagataaatgatgcacatgtttatgaaatgaaatgcaattagtagaagccaaacacctagggtgttacagcatgGGCGGACCTGGTGTTGTGCCCAGGTATTCCCGGGCACACCCAACATTTATGCCGCAAAAACTAGTATATATAGGGATACATATATGCACGGTATAGTTAAGCTTTAGTATCGTAGTTCTCTTTATTTTGTTCATCCAAAAACAGCCCACGAAACCACGTTGCAGCCCATTACCTATCTGCTCACCCGGCCATCAAGGCTGATTCTAGTCCATTCTCCTCCCTTGGTCAAGAAACTCGTGAGGCAAAGCGCAAGAGCCGCGAGCCCGACGGATGCTCCCGCGAGACGAAATCCTAGCGCCTGCCTAGCGAAGACGTTGGCCACGCCACCCGGCAACATTAAAATAACCCGAGTGCGGTGTCGCCCTAAAACGCACAGTGTTGTAGCTGATCTACCACTATTGTGGCTCGAGCACTCGGCAAGCGGGCAGGTGTAGTTCAACCGCGGGTCGCCTCACACCCCGCTAGATACAAGCGGCTAGGATGGCACGTTGGTCGCCATCACAGACGCACACCCCGCTAGAGCCGTCTGGAAGCACAGACAGATCTTGATTCTGTATCTTTCTTAACCAAATTCAGAGGCAACAACTCAAGTTCTCCTTTGATCTTTGCTCAATTTATAATATATTTTCTTTAGCTTGGGGCTTGGGCATACCCAACTTTgaaatcctgggtccgccactgggGGGGGGGTTGTGTGTGTTAGATAACCAAAAACTTGGCCACCATCTCAAATTCACAATTCTCAGCTGCAGAAAATGCAATGATGCTTGAAGAGAATATTTGGGCTGGCCCTGGCCCCTGGCGCTGGCGGCCCTGGCCCTTTAATCTCGGTTCGGCATGCCGAACAAGAGCAGACAGCATTTAATGATCCTTCGCAATGCAGGAGCTGCCCCTCCCGGAGCAGACAGCATTGAGAGGAGCCACTTGGCCAGAGCCCAGAGGCAGCCCGGGCCAGTACCGGCGCCGTACACTTTTTCCCTGTGCGGCCATGCAACGGCAACGCAGTGCATGCGCTGACAGTGCTTGTGTCCATACATGTGGACCCCCATCCGGCTCCAACCTCCAATGGTGATCGCTATTTGCTCCTCCGGCTCTCATTGTGGAGAGCTGCTAATTATTGGATTTCTGTTATTGGTCCATGAAGATAAGCGACGACCAAATCTACGACTAAACGATATTTTATGGGGAAGCAATCTAGTGCTGACACGCAAATTAACGTTTGCCTATGCAAtaattctagagagagagagagataacgGTCAAGCGAGCACTTTGGGTCCATGGCTCCATGCGAATCAAAGTAAATCATCGTACACCATGTTCGTTTATGCTGAAATTTTGGGCTGAtttttatgctgaaatgttgtgagagaaaaatactgttccatagCTAAAAAAATAGCGCTGAATAAGCTTAAGCGAACAAGACGATAGTTTCGATCATGagaatgacatatatatatatatatatatatatatatatatatatatatatatatatatatatatatatatatatatatatatatatatatatatatatatatatatataagcatcTTTCTTAGCAAAGTATGTTTGGGTGAGGTGGTTGATGGTTGAAACTCAAATTAAAATAAGTGACCGTTGAGAATTGCCTTGCCTCGCGAAGCAACTCGCTAGCAATAATTCATTTGGCCGCAGCAGAGCAGCGTTGAATACGGTGGTAGCATATTTATTATTAGCATATATAGCCATAATAAGGGATCTGCAGCTCTATCAGATTACTGTCCTCGCTCCTTTTTCTCCTGGCTACAGAGAACTGACAACATTAACAATGACCACATGCCTTGACTGCCTTTTTgaatcatgcatgcatgtatggcGGCGAAGGCGATGGCATTGGCATGTGTCTGCTTTTCACCGTTGGACCATACCATGCGCAGGCCAGGCCCCTACCACTAATCTACTACCAGTACCAACAGTGTCTCTGCATCCGCTGACCAAAAAACATTGTCAGATACGTACTCCTACTTGGCTACATACTCGTAATATACAGTACTCTACCACACAACACCACACGCTCTCAAGtgtaacttagttatagattttatttaggtttatgcttgttaaatataaataaatctataaataACTATACATAATCTAATAAGTATGGAATTTTTACTATAGCTCAATCGTATAATAATGGGACAATTGTCTGGCGGGCATCCAAAGTGATGGTTGTTTGCTGACGGACACCCCGTTTTGAGTagtttgccagaagacactctggttcggtgaaattaggccacaggacaccgcggaccggttgcagccggttgaggagagagaaaatttcgttttggacatccggtgcccccGAGCGCGGGTGGACGAGCAGTGAGCGCTAGTGGATGGCGGCAACCTGAGGGCGAGCGCGAGCGGACGGGTGGACGCATGGACGCGAGCGGGCTAGTGGACATGGGCACGAGCAACGTCTCGGCAGAGCGGATACGAGCGGACTCGAGTGGGCTAGCCGACGCGGGCACGAGCGGCGCGCAGCATCCAACAGGCCACCGCGGCGACGCGGGCGAGCAGTCGTGGCAACCGGCGAGTAGTTGAGTGCATGCGAGGGCACGCGACGCGGACGAGCAGAGTGCATGCGAGCGCGGCGGCCACGAGGGAGTTGGAGGAGGCCCGTTGTTCGTGCAGGAGTAGCAGCTCCGGCTCCTGGATGTCATCGTCGCCGTCGAGATCCCCACACACGGCACCAATAGGGGAGGCACGGCCGCACAGGTGGTCGGAGCCGTGCCAGCATCGCGGCCGGCCCTGACATCAACGGAGGCGTGCTCGTCGTGGATGCATGTTCGCGCTCATCGTGGAGTTCGGCCTCATGGATGTGGCTACTCTGTGGATGCGTGCTCTCTCTCGTCGTTTTCGTGGAGCTCGACCTCAGCCAGAGAGCGGTGTGCATGGGCGAGCGCGGCTGGCGCGGGTGGGCGCGGCGAAGCGGACGAGCGAACACAGGCATGACGGCGCGGCGGACGAGCGAACGAGCGGAACGGTCGAGCGGACACAGGCATGACAGCGCGGCGACGTGGCGGAGCAGACACACGTGAGCTCCGAGCGAACACGCTCTAAGCAGACGCACGCGAGCTCCGAGCTCTGAGTGGTGGAGCAGACGCACGAGGTTAGCAGCAGTGGGGCTTCAACCGCAACAACTGCCGCACCGGCATCCGCCGCCTGCCTCAGCTTTGTCTCCGGAGCAACCCGCAGGAGGCGCGAGGCTGGGGCACGGCGCCGAAGCGGGCCGCCGGAGGTGCGGGCGTCAGAGGCGTAGCCACCCGCGACGGCGTGATGCGCGACGGTGGGTGCGGGAGGCGGAGAGGGTGGCGACGACAGGAAAcagaaaaaagagaaaggaagagaggaagaagaaagctgcaGGGGCAAGAATGTTATTTCAccgctgttctctctcctcaaccggctatAACCGGTCCGCGGTGTTCTGTGACCTAATTTCACCGAACTAGAGTGTCTTTTGAcaaaatgctccaaagtgggtgtccgccagcaaaggaCTATCACTTTGAATGTCCAACAAACAATTATCCctataataattagcccaccataaaaatttcatcacaattaGACTATAGAAACTGCAACTATGAATTATttcaattaattatagaaaagcatagatttaaagccacagcaaaaactttgtactaaagaatatcatattatatgttcaatgtgtaaatctactcatgtggagtccaacaaaattggattttttattttatgatttttctatgttttattatgatttttcaaagattcaaccgaaataaataaaaagaaaaagacaaaaacaccttcaaaactgcttataactgGACCAGGGAGGTAAgacgaacggttttaaaagttgagggaggtgttttgcTCGGTTTTAAAGTTCAGAGAGAAAAAATGAACTTTCGCGAAAGTTAAGGaaggtaatgtggacttttttCCCTGAAAATACCCATGATAAACACACTGGGTGCTCGGTGGGCTGGGATGCAAATTTTCGACCCGTAACAAAACTCGAGTTAGACTAAGGCCTAAATTTCAGCGCGCGGGGCGATAGCCTGACGGCCCGACTGAACATAAATCTCAGCCTGACTAATCCTCTCTCACATCCGATCGGCCACCGGGACCTGGAGCCATGTCacataaaaatattatttaaatgAAAGAAGTATATCTTACTGAGGGCTACATCTTTCATATAGAAAGTATATTTATTCAACATTATACTGAAAGatatgttttttttctaaaaagataAGCTTTGGTATGTAATTAATACGCTCCttgaattttatattattttcttaAGCATGTTAACGATCTCAATGAAAAACTTCAAAACTAAAACTTGTAGGTCTCGTCGTGTTGGGTAAAGAAATCACCTAAACATCAAAGTTTAAATATAAGACAAAGTTGTATTCATTTTCATGATCGTATTGTACATGtcagagggggtatttatagagccccaatcTTCGTACTTTACAtaaaatgaccattttacccctAACTTAAATAGTTACAACCATTTTTAACTACAAGGCCGAAGTGGTCTTTTTCTCCTTCGGAGCCTTCATTCTTCAACCTTGGTCATCAATCTTCTTGATGTCTTCGTCTTTTTGGACTTAGTCGATTTCCGCTTTGacttcttcttccttcaaaatATTAGGCGAAGTCAAATCCTTGTCTTCACCTAGTCTTGCTTTCTTCTTTtcccactacaccacaacaccgcttcaccgtcagacatctgacgctaaaaattatatttggcgatggatgatctgacgctaaagataactcagagACCATATCCTCATTTAGCGATTTGTTGTCTGTCGCTATAGATGTTCATGTTTAGCGTTAGCCCGTCTGTCGCTAAAACTAGATATAGCGTTGATCTGTCTGACGCTTAAAAAATGGGCCCCACGCTCAGCATGACCCACGACAAACGCACGCAACCCCGGCCGCCTTATCCCATTGCTCGGCCATCGCTCCCCATCCACCCGCATCTATCTCTCCCTCACGACCTCCTCCTAGCAGACTGACATCGGCGTCGGCGCCCCTACTCTTCCGTTCCCAACGCAAGCTCTCCCTTCCTCCCTTCTCCGGCGCAGAGGTCGCCCTGCTCCCTAGACGGGCCACGGTGGTGCGGGTCAGGCATGGTGCACGAGCTCATAGCTGCCAACCAGAACCCTAGCCGCCGGCCGATGGGGTGGCCGCCCTTCTTCTCCCCTGGACAGATTGATGACGGGGTGGCTGCCCTTCTTCTCCCCCGACCGAATCTACTACGGGATGGCCGCCCTTCTTCTCCTCTAGCCGGATCCACGGTGAGTCGACTGCCCTTCTCCTCCGGCCAGATCCACGACAGCACACCACCGCTCCGGCCACCTTCTCTTCCCTTGCTGTTGTGCTTCGCCGGTGATGAGCGCACCCACTAGGTATGCacgccccttctcttcccttgctGTTGTGTGAAAGCCAGCACCCGAACCCTAACTTAAGATATTTTGCAGATCTGGGGAGGAGGAGGCCGGGGAGAAGAACCGGAAGTCACAGCTCACCCGATTGATTCCTTGCTGCAGCATCCCTGCCTCGAGCAGGACAGCAGGTACCTGATTGATTCCTCTACTCTATATTTTTCTACTTGCTTCTGGTGTCTTCTCTCGAGCAGGACAATAGCATGCCAATTTGTTTATATTTGTTTTGCTTAAGCGTATCTTGGAAATTATAATTTGATGTGACTAGCATATCATAATTTTGTAGGTTGAAATGTTTCTCTAGTTTTTT harbors:
- the LOC136538651 gene encoding uncharacterized protein encodes the protein MENKLVSHRDMELVKMAMLRHEETFRQQVHELHRLYRVQKQLMGGLARPSSQLSCRRQIRRRRQPRRALDLHLRLPPADECVVVTPPSSADDGLELTLAIGSSGGRCRRRRRDETQGTGTATPLGSESDISEKKKITGGSLLTTSSSTDTGGSPLYQRATPAFRLQEATTVAKQPPRSP